The sequence GTAAAAAATATCCTTTTTCATTCTAATCATTTTCGTGGGAACTTCTTTGACAGTTCAATGCTAAAAACCGTCCCTTGTCCAAGTTTACTTTTAACTTTAACTGTCCCTTTGTGAGCTTCCATTAAATGTTTAACAATCGCTAAACCAAGCCCAGTACCACCTGAATTACGGTCCCTTGCCTTATCCACCCGATAAAAGCGTTCAAAAATTCTTGGGATTTCCTTCTTCTCGATTCCCATTCCCGTATCTTCTACATGTACGGTTACTTTTTTAGCACTTTCCTCCATGGAGATTACTACTTTTCCGTCATTAGGTGTGTAAGATACGGCATTCGATATAATATTAATGAAAACTTGCTTTAGTCGATAAGCGTCCCCTTCAATAAGGAATTTGTCAGAAGCTTTATCAAACTTAATCATAATGTTCTTTTTTGTTGCTCTTCCAGCGACTATGCTAATTGATTCCTCAAGGATGAGGTTTAAATTAACTGGTTGAATAGTCAAGGAGAATCCTTCATTTTCAATTTTGGACAGTTCTAATAAATCGTAGATGAGCGACTGAAGTCTGTCACTCTCTTTTAAAATAATTGATAAAAATGATTCCAATGTTTCCTTGTCTTCCATTGCACCATCTAATAAAGTTTCCGCAAAACCTTTAATCGATGTAACAGGCGTTTTTAATTCATGAGAGACATTAGCAACAAAGTCTTTTCTTGTTTGTTCCAATTTTTTAATTTCTGTAATATCATGAAAAACAAGGAGAATTCCTTTCCACACATCATTGGTGCCTAAAATCGGTACACCGTAAACTTCAAAATGACGCCGTTCAATTTTTAACGGAATCACAAGCTGCTTTCTGACCTTTTGTTCCGTCATAAAAATATCTTCAATGATTTTATTAATTTCCTTATGTTTAATAACCTCATAATAGAGCTTGTACAAGTATTGTGATGATTTTACATCAAATATTTCTTTATATGTACGATTGACTAAGTTGATGTACCCATGCCCATCAATTAAAATTAATCCGCTCCCCATATTTTCAATCAAGGTACTTAAACGATCTTTTTGCATCTCATGCGCTTTCATCATATCTTGTAAATTACGAGCGAGAATATTTAAAGAGGAGTTCAGCATGCCAATTTCACCATTTTGATCTTCAAAAGTCCGAGCATGGTAATTTCCCTTTGCTAATTCAAATGCTAATTTCGTAGCCCGTTCAATAGGTCTAGTATAACGATTCATAATATTGCGACCAAGAATGACAATCACAATAAAAGCAAAACTGAAGCTAATGGTCAATAGCCACCAAATTTGCGAATAAGCATGTTTAAGTTCGTCCGTCTTGGAGCTAACCAACACAAACCCTTGTTTTGAACCATCGGTATGAATAGGCTCCCAAAAATACTGGACAGTCACATTTTTCATCCAGGTATAATCCGATTTTGGATTTGTTTGATTTGCAAACATATTTGTTAATGCTGTTTCATATTCTGCTTGATCTTCTTCGATGACTTCTCCACTTTCAAGCACGATATTTCCATTCCGATCGAAAATGGTAATTCTTGCATCTAATTCATGACTAAACTCTGAAATTCTATTCTCATTAAATGAATGGATCCCACCAGCGCCTTCTATATATGAGGAGACTAGTCTAGTTTCTTTGACTAAGTGTTCATCAAAGTTTTTTAAATAAAAAGTATTAAAGATTTGTCCTAATATAATGCCCATGACGATTAGGACAATAATAAGTAGAGCTAATAGAGCAAAAAGAATTTTTGAACGAAACTTGATCATTCCACTTTTGGCTCCTCAAGCTTATAGCCTAATCCCCTTATCGTTTTAATATAAACTGGTTTTTTTGTGTTATGTTCAATTTTTTCACGTAAATGACTAATATGAACGTCGACAATTCTCGTATCTCCGGCAAAATCATAATTCCAAACCGCACTTAATAATTGATCACGAGTTAATACCCTGCCCTTATTCTTTGCTAGGTATAAAAGCAATTCAAATTCCTTTGGTGTGAGTTCTAGTAATTTCTCACCATAATAAGCCTCATATTGCTCTGGATAAATCGATAAGTTGCTGATAACCAATTGCTCTAATTCCTTTTGTTCCGCCTGTTCTGCAGAATCATCTTGGATTTGTGATCTTCTTAAAATCGCCTTGACACGAGCAACGACCTCTCGAGGGCTAAATGGCTTTGTCATATAATCATCCGCACCGAGTTCTAGTCCAAGAACTTTATCAAATTCATCATCTTTTGCTGTCAACATTAAAATTGGTGTAAAGTTTTTTTGTTGTCGAAGTTCCTTACAAACTTCTAAACCATCCATGGAAGGTAACATCAAATCAAGTATAATTAAATCAGGATTTTCCCTCAAGGCCGTGTTTTTTCCGTCTTCTCCGTCCATTTCAGTGATAACTTCATAACCAGCCTGTTTTAAATTATACTGAAGTAATGTTACGATTGACTTTTCATCATCAACAACAAGTACTTTTTTCCCCATTTTAGCCTCCGTTTGAAAAGAAATATTTACCCCGTTACATATATCCAAAGTTCCTTAATTTATACTATACACATAATATTTACAGTTGTACATTACAAAAAATTACACGATTTGCATAGAATGAGGAAAATTAAAAAATTCGAGGATCTACTCCTCGAATTTTTTTACCCATTTAAGCTAATACAGCCATCACATTCTTTACAGCTTCGACTGAACGATCAAGTGCTGTCTTTTCAGCATCTGTTAATTCTAGTTGAATAACTTTTTCAAGACCATTTCCGCCAATAATCGTTGGTACCCCTAGATAAATCCCGTTGTACCCATACTCCCCTTCAAGGTAAGCAATCGTTGGTAATACACGACGTTGATCTTTAACAATCGCTTCTACCATTTCTGTTAATGCAGCTGCAGGCGCATAATAGGCACTTCCATTGCCTAATAGGTTAACAATTTCTCCGCCGCCTTTACGAGTACGCTCTACAATTGCTTCTAGTCGGTCCTCAGGAATTAGTGCTTCTAATGGAATTCCACCTGCATAAGAGTAACGAACAAGTGGTACCATGTCATCTCCATGACCACCTAACACAAAGCCTGTAATGTCTTTAACTGAAAGGTTTAACTCTTGGGCAACAAATGTCCGGAACCGGGCTGTATCTAGTACTCCTGATTGTCCAATCACACGATTTTTCGGAAAGCCTGACTCTTTATATACGGTGTAAGTCATCGCATCTACTGGATTTGTTAACACGATAATATAACAATTCGGAGAGTACTTAACGATTTCTTTTGTGACAGACTTCATAATTTTTTGGTTTGTTTGAACTAAATCATCACGACTCATGCCTGGCTTACGTGCGATTCCAGCTGTAATAATAACAATGTCAGAGTCCTTTGTATCTTCATAGTTGGAGGTTCCAATAATATTAGCATCAAACCCTTGAACAGGACTAGCTTCCAACATATCTAATGCTTTCCCTTTTGTTGGATTTTCCATTTGTGGAATATCAACTAAAACGACATCCCCCAATTCCTTTTGTCCGATGAAAAGTGCTGTTGTAGCTCCCGTAAAACCACTGCCGATAATTGAAATTTTCTTACGCTTAATCCCCATCGTTCAATCTCTCCCCTATTGATCTTATAATTTGATACTACTATGAAACAACTTGTTATTGAAAAATAAAGCATTGTCGTTTTATTAGATGTATATAAATTTAATTTATTTAAAAGAATTTGAATATTAAGTCTACAATTGTTAAAAAGAATGGTCTAATTTCGTCAGTTTAAACTGACGAAACATTAGACCATCTTTTTAAAATCATGATTATTACATGTTTTTAATTAACTCATTACCAAATTCAGAACATTTAACTTCAGTTGCTCCATCCATTAAGCGAGCAAAATCATAAGTAACGATTTTTGAAGCAATTGTTTTTTCCATTGATTTCGTGATTAAGTCTGCTGCTTCATTCCAGCCAAGGTGTTCTAACATTAATACTCCTGAAAGAATAACAGAAGATGGATTTACTTTGTCTAGGCCTGCATATTTTGGAGCTGTACCATGTGTAGCTTCAAAAATAGCATGTCCAGTTACATAGTTAATGTTAGCACCAGGTGCAATTCCGATTCCGCCGACTTGTGCTGCTAAAGCATCGGAGATATAGTCTCCATTTAAGTTCATTGTTGCTACAACTTCAAATTCGCTTGGACGAGTTAAGATTTGTTGTAAGAAGATATCTGCAATGGAATCTTTCACAATGATTTTACCCGCTGCTTCTGCTTCAGCTTGCGCTTTGTTTGCTGCATCTACACCTTGTTCTTCCTTAATGCGATCATACTGATTCCAAGTAAACACTTTATCAGCATATTCTTTTTCAGCTACTTCATAACCCCATTTTTTAAATCCGCCTTCCGTATACTTCATAATGTTACCTTTATGAACCAATGTTACGGATTTTCTACCTTCCTTGATGGCATAATCAATGGCAGCACGTACTAGACGGCTTGTCCCTTCTTCTGATACCGGCTTAATTCCGATCCCTGAAGTTTCTGGGAAACGAATTTTGTCTACACCAAATTCATTTTGTAAAATGCTGATTAATTTTTTTGCATTTTCTGAACCCATTTCATATTCAATACCAGCATAAATATCTTCAGTGTTTTCACGGAAAATAGCCATGTTTGTATCTTGAGGGCGTTTGACCGGTGATGGAACCCCTTCAAACCAACGTACTGGACGTAAACATACATAAAGATCCAATTCTTGGCGAAGTGCTACGTTTAGAGAACGAATCCCCCCACCAACTGGAGTTGTTAATGGTCCTTTAATCGCAATTAAATACTCGCGGATTAGATCAAGTGTTTCTTTAGGAAGCCACTCACCCGTTTGGTTGAATGCCTTCTCCCCTGCAAGTACCTCTTTCCACTGTATCTTACGTTCGCCATTATAAGCCTTTTCAACTGCTGCATCTAATACCTTTGAAGCAGCTGCCCAAATATCGGGACCTGTTCCATCACCTTCAATAAATGGAACGATTGGATTGTTTGGTACATTTAATACTCCGTTTGTTACTGTGATTTTTTCTCCTGTCATGTTAACCTCTCCTCCATGTCTGCACTTAATATGTAAGACTAGAGGCTATACAAGAAAATCCTGAACAGCCTCTAATACAACATAACAAATTTAAACATCTTCTTTATCATATATTCTTGAGAGACCGTTGCGCTTTAATTAGGCACGTCTTTCAATGGAAACATATTCTTGCATTCCAGGGCCCGTGTACTCAGCACGTGGACGAATTAAGCGATTATTTTCATATTGTTCTAGAATATGTGCTAACCAACCTGAAACGCGACTAATTGCAAATATAGGTGTAAATAAATCATGGTCGATTCCTAAACTATGATATACAGATGCTGAGTAAAAGTCCACATTTGGCGGCAACTTCTTTTCACCTGTGACAATCTTTTCAATTTTAATGGACATGTCGTAGTACTGCGGCTGACCTGTTAAGGTTGTTAATTTCAGCGACATTTCCTTTAAGTGTTTGGCACGAGGGTCCCCGTTTTTGTATACACGATGACCAAATCCCATGATTTTCTCTTTCTTGATTAACTTTTCACGTATATATGTTTCAACGTTATTAGGCGTACCGATTTCCATCAGCATTTTCATAACTGCTTCATTTGCCCCGCCATGTAACGGACCTTTTAATGCACCAATCGCTGCTGTAATCCCTGAATAAATATCAGATAGTGTAGCAACACAAACCCTAGCTGTGAATGTAGATGCATTTAATTCATGATCAGCATGCAAAATCAAGGCTTTATCCATTGCTTCGATTGCAATAGGATCAGGCTCTTTTCCTGATAACATATATAAAAAATTTGCAGCAAAACTTAATTCTTCTCTTGGTGGGACAGGCTCCAACCCTTTACGAATGCGCGCAAAGGCTGCCACGATTGTTGGGATTTGAGCTTGCAAGCGAATGGCTTTATGATAATTGGCTTCTGGATCCATTTTATCTGCTTCAGAATCATATAGCGCTAATTGAGATACAGCTGTTCTAAGTGCTGCCATCGGATGAACTCGATCAATTGGATATGTTTTGAATCCATCAAGGACTTCATGAGGTAGTTGGGCGCTCGAGCTGAGTTGCTGCTTTAATTGGTCTAATTGAGGTGCTGTAGGTAACTTTCGATGCCATAATAAGTAGATTACTTCTTCAAAACTAGCATTCTCTGTTAAGTCATCAATATTATAGCCTACATATGTTAATGTATCATTAATGATTGAACTTACGGAAGAAGTAGCTGCCACAACCCCTTCAAGGCCACGCGTAACTGTCATATAAATTCCTCTCCTTTTTATGAATATTCCCCATGAAAATGAAATCCCCCATGCTCAAAGTACATTATTAGTTTATTCAATTAACTAGGAATTATCAGAAATAATTTTCTGAATCTTATTAAATAATTATGCAGGTTATACAAAAATAGATCTTAGATACATATATCTGGTAAGGTGATAGTCGAAAGATGAATTGAGCGGATGTTCAATTATAAACGAAAAGAAAATGCTTTCATAATTGTAAAAAACATATTTTTACATTTTTCATTATATACAATTATCTGATTTTGCACAATTTTAAAAACTTGAAAACAGGATAAAAATTATTAATCGATTAAAAGAATTGCATGATTTTCATGGCTAAATAAGCAATCCCTGCCCCAATTAATGGGCCTACAGCTACCCCTTTAAATAGTGCCACCGAGATAATGGTTCCTAGTACTAGAGCTGTTGTTATATGTGGATCCTTCGCTAAAAGGGTAACTCCACCTTTAGCGAGAAGAGCAACTGCGATACCGGATATAAGAGCAATCCATGCATAGGAAGATTTAAAGGCACCGAGTAAATCCTTAAAGCCGATATCCCCACTTGCAATGGGTGCTAAAACAGCGATGGTAATGACCGTTACTCCCCAATTAATCCCCTTTGTCTGTATAACAGAGAAAACTTTAGAATCTAAACCGCTTAATTTTAAAATCATTAAGAAAACAACCGCAATGGTTAATGATTGGTTTTTGGCAACAAGGCCAATCACTAATAGTAATAATAAAAATAATGTAGCTTGCGAGAACAAGGAAAAAGCTCCCTTCTGTCTAATATTTTATCATACCTGTTTATCCTCATAAAAGCGTTTTTATTAAAAATCACATGACCTATATTTGATTTTGTTTACAAGTTACATATCTTGCTTTATGTTCAAAGTAGAAGGTTTCTTTTGACCATAGTTCTAATAAAGGCAGGTGTTATCATTTGAACCGGATTTATTTCAATCGGATGTTAAGATTTTTATTCGTTGTTGGAATTACCATTTTTTCACTCTTATGTATTTTTTACCTAACAAAAGTTACTTATCCATTCATTATTGGACTAGCCATTGCTTTTTTTATTAACCCACTCGTTAATTTTTTTCACAGAAAGTGTAAAATGCCTAGGTCCCTCTCTGTCATTTTAGTTTTAATGATTGTATTTGCTGTTTTTGCTGGATTGATTACACTATTAATCGCTGAAATTGTTTCTGGAGCTGAGTATTTAGCAAAAGTAGTTCCTCACCAACTAGAAACATTAATTACCCACTTGGAGTATTTATTTGTTTCACAAATTATTCCGCTTTATAATCAGGTTGAAAACCTTGTTGATAACTTGGGGAGCGACGGACAAGAGACCATTGTTAACAATATTCAAAATGTAGGCAACACCATCGGAAGTTCACTCGGAGGGTTTATCCAGAAGTTTTTTGAATTTATTCCGACTATCATTTCTTGGTTTCCAAATGCTGCAACAGTTTTAATCTTTTCCTTACTCGCCACTTTTTTTATCAGTAAAGATTGGGACAGATTGTCGAGGCTCGGAGTCAAATTAGTACCAAAACAGGTGAAAAAAAGCGGGAAAACGGTCTTTATTGATTTAAAAAAAGCCTTATTCGGTTTTTTAAAAGCCCAGGTAACACTAATCTCGATTACAACAGTTATTATCCTGATAGGTTTAATCATTTTACGTGTGGACTATGCCATAACGATTGCCCTTATTACCGGTTTTGTCGATGTGTTGCCTTATTTAGGGACGGGATTAATTTTTGTTCCTTGGATCGTATATGAGATGATTACTGGTAATACCGCAATGGCGCTTGGTCTAGGTGTTTTATACCTTGTTGTTCTTGTACAAAGGCAAGTCATGGAACCAAAAGTTCTTTCAGCCAATATAGGAATGGACCCACTCGCAACACTCATCTCTTTATTTGTCGGTTTTAAATTAATTGGTTTTTTAGGCTTAATCATCGGACCTGTTACCCTTGTCATCCTAACGACCTTACATAAAGCAAATGTATTTCGCGATTTATGGACATATATTAAAGGTGAGGAGATTCATCCTTAATCAAAACATCATAAAATAAAAAAAGGAGGCTGTGTTCATAGGTTGTATACAGCCCCCTTCACAACTATTATTTTAGATTACACTTGCATGCCCGTTATAAATAACGCCTCTTTGCGGATCTACTGTAATTTCTTGACCATCTTTTAAGATCTTTGTTGCATCTTCTACCCCAACCAATACAGGAATACCTAAATTCAAGCCCACTACCGCTCCGTGACTTGTAAGTCCACCTTCTTCAGTAATTAGAGCTACGCATTTCTCAATGGCAGGAACCATTTCCTTGTCCGTACCTTTTACGACTAAAATCGAACCTTCTTTAACTTTCGATAATGCTTCTTCTAGATTATTTGCAACTACTGTTTTTCCATAAGCGGATTTACGTCCAATTCCTTGAGCTTTTGCTAAAATATCTCCTACTACATGGATTTTCATTAAGTTTGTTGTACCTGATTCACTTACAGGAACTCCAGCAGAAATGATCACTAAATCGCCATGTGAAATATACCCGCTGTTCAAACTTTCATCTACTGCATTATCAAGCATTTCATCAGTAGAGTTAGATGTACCTCCAAGAACTGGATAAACCCCAGAAACTAACGCTAAGCGTCTTAAAACAAATTCATGAGGTGTAACAGCGACAATCGGAGACTTTGGACGATACTTAGAAACCATTCGAGCCGTATAACCGCTTTCTGTAGCTGTAATAATAGCTTTAGCCCCCAGATTTAATGCTGTATGAGCAACAGATTGTCCAATTGCATCTGTGATCGAATAATCAATGTCCTTACTATGTGAAGATAAAATCTTCTTATGATCTACAGCAGATTCAGTCCGTGAAGCAATATTATGCATTGTTTGTACTGCTTCGACTGGATAACTACCTGCAGCTGTTTCTCCTGAAAGCATAATTGCATCTGTTCCATCCAAAATAGCATTCGCTACGTCACTTGCCTCTGCGCGAGTTGGACGAGGGTTGCGCTGCATGGAATCCAACATTTGCGTTGCTGTAATAACCGGCTTACCATATTTATTACATTTCTTAATTAAATTCTTTTGCACAAGCGGCACTTCTTCTGCAGGAATTTCCACACCAAGATCTCCACGAGCAACCATTAATCCTTGGGACACTTCTAGGATTTCATCAATATTATCGACCCCTTCTTGATTTTCAATCTTAGGGATAATTTGAATATAATCCGCATTATTTTCTTCAAGTAATCGTCTGATTTCAAGCACATCAGAAGCTCTACGAACAAAAGAAGCTGCGATAAAGTCTACTTGTTGTTCGATTCCGAATAAAATATCTTTGGCATCCTTTTCTGTTATTCCTGGTAATCTTACGGATACACCTGGTACGTTTACCCCTTTTTTATTTTTTAAGGTTCCACTATTTAAAACCTTAACATGGATATGACCTTTGTCTGTATCAATTTTTTCAACTTCAAGACCGATTAATCCGTCATCAAGAAGAATTTTGGAGCCAATATGAACATCTTCAATTAAGCCTTCATATGTAATGGAGAACATCTCCGGTGTACCTTCTACTTCTGTCATCGAAATAATTGTAGATTGTCCTGATGTCAATTCGATGGAACCGTTCACCATATTATGTGTACGAATTTCTGGTCCCTTTGTGTCTAATAGAATCCCCACATTTTTCCCAGTTTGCTTTGCTGCTTCACGGATGTTCTTGATTCGCGCGGCATGTTCATCATGATCCCCATGTGAAAAGTTTAACCGGGCTACATTCATTCCAGCTTCCATTAGCGAAACTAATTTTTCTAAGCTTTCACTAGCCGGTCCAATCGTACAGACAATTTTTGTTTTACGCATTATTTATCCTCCTGTATCCAATTAGATGGAAAGTTCTTTTGATAATCGTAATAGATCTAAATCAATATGATGGATTTCACTTAACACTTTTGTTATATCACTATCAACGATCACATTATTTTGAATTCCAACCGCTCTTCCGCCCCTGTTTTCTAGTAATAATTCAACTGCTCTTGCCCCTAATCGACTTGCTAACACTCGGTCAAATGCACTAGGGGAACCGCCGCGTTGAATATGTCCTAATACAGAAACCCGCGTATCGATATTTGATAATTCTTTAATTTGTTTCCCAATGTCAGGACCACTTGCCACACCTTCAGCCACAATAATAATACTGTGTTTTTTGCCCCGCTCTTGACCTTTTTTCAAACGGGCGCAAATTTCTGGAATGTTGTAGTTTTCCTCTGGAATGATAATCGTTTCTGCCCCACCAGCTAGTCCGGCACTTAAGGCAATATCACCCGCATCCCTACCCATCACTTCAATAATAAATGTTCGTTCATGGGATGTAGCAGTGTCTCTGATTTTATCAATTGCATCAATGACTGTATTTAAAGCTGTATCATAGCCAATTGTATATTGAGTTCCACTAATATCGTTATCAATGGTTCCAGGTACTCCAACACAAGGTATGCCATGCCCTGTTAAAGCCTTTGCCCCTCGGTAAGAACCATCCCCACCAATGACAACGACCCCTTCAATGCCTGCTTTTTTTAATTGTTCAACCGCTTTTAACTGAACTTCTTCCTCTTTAAATTCTGGAAGTCGAGCTGAAAGAAGCATCGTGCCTCCGCGATGAATAATATCACCAACAGAGCCTAAGTTTAACTGTTCGATATTTCCACTGATTAGACCGGCATATCCGCCGAAGATTCCAAACACTTCTACGTTATGATAAATCGCCTTCCGAACAACTGCCCTAACAGCAGCGTTCATTCCAGGTGCATCTCCTCCACTAGTCAAAACCGCAATTTTTTTCATTGCTATTCCTCCTACTCATCCATTCAGTCAAAATATGTATAATACACTAAATATAAGGATTATCTATAAAATAGCATGAAGAAATTATTATCTCAACTAAGTGACGAATAGACGAAATTGTTATTAAACTGAAACCGTTTTATTCATTACCAATATCACATAACCACTGTGTTAACTGAAGAATGGTTCACTTGCAACTATATTAATTGTTATAGTTAAAATTTTGGCTGAGATCCCAATTTTTGCCAAACTTATCTCTCATTCTAACCCCAAAAAGAAAAACGTACTAGAAACAGTACGTTTTTAATTTACCCCTATAATATCTTTTAATAACGAGATTTCGCCTATTTTTTTAAATTTTTCATACCGATGGGCTACAAGCTGTTCACCGTTCATCGTTAATAAATCTTTTAAAGAATTCTTTAATACAGCATCCATTTTGACAGCTTGCTCATTTACGTCTTTATGAGCGCCACCCTTTACTTCAGGTATCACTTCATCGACTATCTCTAATTCTTTTAAATCAGGTGCAGTAATTTTCATGGATTCTGCAGCTTGTTTTGCATGAGAAGAATCCTTCCATAATATTGATGCTGCTCCTTCAGGCGAAATGACCGAGTAAGTAGAGTTCTCAAGCATTAATATATGGTTGCCGACCCCTAATGCAAGAGCTCCACCGCTACCACCTTCGCCTATAACAACACAAATAATTGGAACTGTAAAGCCGCCCATTTCAAATAAATTACGAGCGATCGCCTCACTTTGTCCTCTTTCCTCTGCTGACTTTCCTGG is a genomic window of Niallia sp. XMNu-256 containing:
- the icd gene encoding NADP-dependent isocitrate dehydrogenase — protein: MTGEKITVTNGVLNVPNNPIVPFIEGDGTGPDIWAAASKVLDAAVEKAYNGERKIQWKEVLAGEKAFNQTGEWLPKETLDLIREYLIAIKGPLTTPVGGGIRSLNVALRQELDLYVCLRPVRWFEGVPSPVKRPQDTNMAIFRENTEDIYAGIEYEMGSENAKKLISILQNEFGVDKIRFPETSGIGIKPVSEEGTSRLVRAAIDYAIKEGRKSVTLVHKGNIMKYTEGGFKKWGYEVAEKEYADKVFTWNQYDRIKEEQGVDAANKAQAEAEAAGKIIVKDSIADIFLQQILTRPSEFEVVATMNLNGDYISDALAAQVGGIGIAPGANINYVTGHAIFEATHGTAPKYAGLDKVNPSSVILSGVLMLEHLGWNEAADLITKSMEKTIASKIVTYDFARLMDGATEVKCSEFGNELIKNM
- a CDS encoding response regulator transcription factor produces the protein MGKKVLVVDDEKSIVTLLQYNLKQAGYEVITEMDGEDGKNTALRENPDLIILDLMLPSMDGLEVCKELRQQKNFTPILMLTAKDDEFDKVLGLELGADDYMTKPFSPREVVARVKAILRRSQIQDDSAEQAEQKELEQLVISNLSIYPEQYEAYYGEKLLELTPKEFELLLYLAKNKGRVLTRDQLLSAVWNYDFAGDTRIVDVHISHLREKIEHNTKKPVYIKTIRGLGYKLEEPKVE
- the ytvI gene encoding sporulation integral membrane protein YtvI; translation: MLRFLFVVGITIFSLLCIFYLTKVTYPFIIGLAIAFFINPLVNFFHRKCKMPRSLSVILVLMIVFAVFAGLITLLIAEIVSGAEYLAKVVPHQLETLITHLEYLFVSQIIPLYNQVENLVDNLGSDGQETIVNNIQNVGNTIGSSLGGFIQKFFEFIPTIISWFPNAATVLIFSLLATFFISKDWDRLSRLGVKLVPKQVKKSGKTVFIDLKKALFGFLKAQVTLISITTVIILIGLIILRVDYAITIALITGFVDVLPYLGTGLIFVPWIVYEMITGNTAMALGLGVLYLVVLVQRQVMEPKVLSANIGMDPLATLISLFVGFKLIGFLGLIIGPVTLVILTTLHKANVFRDLWTYIKGEEIHP
- the citZ gene encoding citrate synthase, encoding MTVTRGLEGVVAATSSVSSIINDTLTYVGYNIDDLTENASFEEVIYLLWHRKLPTAPQLDQLKQQLSSSAQLPHEVLDGFKTYPIDRVHPMAALRTAVSQLALYDSEADKMDPEANYHKAIRLQAQIPTIVAAFARIRKGLEPVPPREELSFAANFLYMLSGKEPDPIAIEAMDKALILHADHELNASTFTARVCVATLSDIYSGITAAIGALKGPLHGGANEAVMKMLMEIGTPNNVETYIREKLIKKEKIMGFGHRVYKNGDPRAKHLKEMSLKLTTLTGQPQYYDMSIKIEKIVTGEKKLPPNVDFYSASVYHSLGIDHDLFTPIFAISRVSGWLAHILEQYENNRLIRPRAEYTGPGMQEYVSIERRA
- the pfkA gene encoding 6-phosphofructokinase is translated as MKKIAVLTSGGDAPGMNAAVRAVVRKAIYHNVEVFGIFGGYAGLISGNIEQLNLGSVGDIIHRGGTMLLSARLPEFKEEEVQLKAVEQLKKAGIEGVVVIGGDGSYRGAKALTGHGIPCVGVPGTIDNDISGTQYTIGYDTALNTVIDAIDKIRDTATSHERTFIIEVMGRDAGDIALSAGLAGGAETIIIPEENYNIPEICARLKKGQERGKKHSIIIVAEGVASGPDIGKQIKELSNIDTRVSVLGHIQRGGSPSAFDRVLASRLGARAVELLLENRGGRAVGIQNNVIVDSDITKVLSEIHHIDLDLLRLSKELSI
- a CDS encoding ATP-binding protein, coding for MIKFRSKILFALLALLIIVLIVMGIILGQIFNTFYLKNFDEHLVKETRLVSSYIEGAGGIHSFNENRISEFSHELDARITIFDRNGNIVLESGEVIEEDQAEYETALTNMFANQTNPKSDYTWMKNVTVQYFWEPIHTDGSKQGFVLVSSKTDELKHAYSQIWWLLTISFSFAFIVIVILGRNIMNRYTRPIERATKLAFELAKGNYHARTFEDQNGEIGMLNSSLNILARNLQDMMKAHEMQKDRLSTLIENMGSGLILIDGHGYINLVNRTYKEIFDVKSSQYLYKLYYEVIKHKEINKIIEDIFMTEQKVRKQLVIPLKIERRHFEVYGVPILGTNDVWKGILLVFHDITEIKKLEQTRKDFVANVSHELKTPVTSIKGFAETLLDGAMEDKETLESFLSIILKESDRLQSLIYDLLELSKIENEGFSLTIQPVNLNLILEESISIVAGRATKKNIMIKFDKASDKFLIEGDAYRLKQVFINIISNAVSYTPNDGKVVISMEESAKKVTVHVEDTGMGIEKKEIPRIFERFYRVDKARDRNSGGTGLGLAIVKHLMEAHKGTVKVKSKLGQGTVFSIELSKKFPRK
- a CDS encoding DUF441 domain-containing protein, encoding MFSQATLFLLLLLVIGLVAKNQSLTIAVVFLMILKLSGLDSKVFSVIQTKGINWGVTVITIAVLAPIASGDIGFKDLLGAFKSSYAWIALISGIAVALLAKGGVTLLAKDPHITTALVLGTIISVALFKGVAVGPLIGAGIAYLAMKIMQFF
- the pyk gene encoding pyruvate kinase, encoding MRKTKIVCTIGPASESLEKLVSLMEAGMNVARLNFSHGDHDEHAARIKNIREAAKQTGKNVGILLDTKGPEIRTHNMVNGSIELTSGQSTIISMTEVEGTPEMFSITYEGLIEDVHIGSKILLDDGLIGLEVEKIDTDKGHIHVKVLNSGTLKNKKGVNVPGVSVRLPGITEKDAKDILFGIEQQVDFIAASFVRRASDVLEIRRLLEENNADYIQIIPKIENQEGVDNIDEILEVSQGLMVARGDLGVEIPAEEVPLVQKNLIKKCNKYGKPVITATQMLDSMQRNPRPTRAEASDVANAILDGTDAIMLSGETAAGSYPVEAVQTMHNIASRTESAVDHKKILSSHSKDIDYSITDAIGQSVAHTALNLGAKAIITATESGYTARMVSKYRPKSPIVAVTPHEFVLRRLALVSGVYPVLGGTSNSTDEMLDNAVDESLNSGYISHGDLVIISAGVPVSESGTTNLMKIHVVGDILAKAQGIGRKSAYGKTVVANNLEEALSKVKEGSILVVKGTDKEMVPAIEKCVALITEEGGLTSHGAVVGLNLGIPVLVGVEDATKILKDGQEITVDPQRGVIYNGHASVI
- the mdh gene encoding malate dehydrogenase, producing MGIKRKKISIIGSGFTGATTALFIGQKELGDVVLVDIPQMENPTKGKALDMLEASPVQGFDANIIGTSNYEDTKDSDIVIITAGIARKPGMSRDDLVQTNQKIMKSVTKEIVKYSPNCYIIVLTNPVDAMTYTVYKESGFPKNRVIGQSGVLDTARFRTFVAQELNLSVKDITGFVLGGHGDDMVPLVRYSYAGGIPLEALIPEDRLEAIVERTRKGGGEIVNLLGNGSAYYAPAAALTEMVEAIVKDQRRVLPTIAYLEGEYGYNGIYLGVPTIIGGNGLEKVIQLELTDAEKTALDRSVEAVKNVMAVLA